Part of the Halorhabdus utahensis DSM 12940 genome, GCGTTCAAGATCAGGCTGTTCCTGATCCCCGATCCGGGCGCGTTCGTCAACATGCTGGACCAACTCGAACTCGGCGAGATCGACGAGGACGACACCGAAGCGGACCCTGTATTTTGAGGGGCTCCGAGGGCGATCCCGTGTCTTGATGTGGATCGAGGCCGTTCGCACGTCCATGACATTTGCAGACGTGGTTGTTGCCGGGCTGCACTTGCTGTTTGCCGCCGTGTGGGCGGGTAGCGTCGTCTTCATGACTGTCGCCGTCCTGCCGGCAGCAAGAGACGGGGTACTCGACAGCGAACCGCTCGCGCGCCTGACGACGCAGTTCAAGCGGATCGCCCGCGCGGGTGCGATAGTGACCCTGCTGACCGGCGGCCACCAGGCGGCCACCGGTTACATGGAGACGCTGTTCAGTTCGACGCGGGGGCATCTCGTCCTCGGAATGGTCGTCCTGTG contains:
- a CDS encoding CopD family protein — translated: MTFADVVVAGLHLLFAAVWAGSVVFMTVAVLPAARDGVLDSEPLARLTTQFKRIARAGAIVTLLTGGHQAATGYMETLFSSTRGHLVLGMVVLWLALAALSEIGAARLTDGTDQQKVRTPAADARPFFLAASVVAVALFVDAGALAAPW